The following nucleotide sequence is from Tautonia rosea.
GCCGAGGGAATCCAGAGTTTTGGAAGCGGACTGTCCTGAAGCTTGCGAACCAGTTCTTTGGGTTCGAGAGGTAACTCAGGCGTATACAGGACAATCAGGCGTTCGCCTCGCTTCGGGTCAGGCACCGAAGTCACCGCCGAGACGGCCTCAACCACGCCGACAAGCTCCTGGATTGCGGATTCAACCGCGCCATGCGGAACCATCTCGCCGGCAACCTTTGAGAATCGATTGAGCCGATCGGTGATGATGATGAATCCATCATCATCAACCCGTCCCAGGTCACCTGTCCAGTACCAACCGTCTTTTAGGACCTCGGCGGTCGCTTCAGGCCTGTTCAGGTAGCCCTGCATGATCTGAGGGCCCTTGACGCAGATGATGCCCTCACTGCCTTGCGGCAGATCCTCGCCCGATTCCGGATCAACGGTTTTGATAATCGTTCCCGGGATTGGCTGGCCCACCGTTCCCGGCCGGTTGCCGGCAACCATCTGCCCGCTCAACGACCTGTGCTGGAGGGGAGTATTGACCGACACAACCGGCCCGGTTTCGGTGCAGCCGTAACCCTCGAGTGGTTCGATTCCCCAAAGATCTCGAATTTGCTGAGCGAGCTCGGGTTTGAGCTTCTCGGCGCCGAGGACGAGCAACCGAACCGTGCTGAAGTCTTCTCGCTTGCAACGCTTCAGGTAACTCCGGACGAAGGTCGGGGTCGCCAGGATCACCGTCGCCTTGTGCTCGCGGGTCAGTTTTGCCACCACCTGCGCATCGAGCGGGTTTGGGTGGTAGACCGCCTTCAGGCCGAGGCACGCCACCGTCCAGAGCGGAACCGTGTACCCGAACGAATGGAAAAACGGCAAGATTCCCAGCACGACATCTTCGGGCACCAGTTCGATCTGGGAACGAATCTGTTCGGCGTTGGAGAGAATGTTGCGGTGGGTCAGCACCACCCCTTTCGGTTGGCCGGTCGAGCCTGAGGTGAAGATGATGGTTGCGGGGGCCTCAAGCTCCTCGTCTCGAAGACCGGGAAGAAACGATCCCATAGCTGAGGTCGGCACGAGAAGCGCAACGGCTGCGGCCCAGGCCTTGTCGCTCGGGCCGACAAGCGTGGCAATGTCTTCCAGGACGACAATTTCTCCCTTCGGCGTTAACGGGATGCGCTCAAGCATCCGTTTCGAAGAAAGAACATGCGTGATTCCGGCCTGATCGATGGCCGAATCGACCGACTCCTGATTCGCCGTGTAATTCAGGTTCACGGGTACCCGTCCCTGAAGCGTCAGGGCCAGGTTCGTGACGGCCCCCGCGCACGTCGGCGGCAACAAGACGCCCACATTTTTCGCCGGTCCGATGACCCGCTCAAGAACTCGGCCGAGCGCCAGGGCCTTGATCAGTGCCTGGCGGTAGGTGAGCGACGCACCAGTACTATCAACGAACGCAGGAGCTCCTCGTCGAGCTCTTGCCGTGGTTACAAACGCTCGACCGAGTGAACTCCAGCGCGCCGGTAATCCCGGGAGCGGAGTAAGGGGAGCGGGATCGTTCGCGACCCCGGTGGGGTGCG
It contains:
- a CDS encoding AMP-binding protein; the encoded protein is MSLQAATHPTGVANDPAPLTPLPGLPARWSSLGRAFVTTARARRGAPAFVDSTGASLTYRQALIKALALGRVLERVIGPAKNVGVLLPPTCAGAVTNLALTLQGRVPVNLNYTANQESVDSAIDQAGITHVLSSKRMLERIPLTPKGEIVVLEDIATLVGPSDKAWAAAVALLVPTSAMGSFLPGLRDEELEAPATIIFTSGSTGQPKGVVLTHRNILSNAEQIRSQIELVPEDVVLGILPFFHSFGYTVPLWTVACLGLKAVYHPNPLDAQVVAKLTREHKATVILATPTFVRSYLKRCKREDFSTVRLLVLGAEKLKPELAQQIRDLWGIEPLEGYGCTETGPVVSVNTPLQHRSLSGQMVAGNRPGTVGQPIPGTIIKTVDPESGEDLPQGSEGIICVKGPQIMQGYLNRPEATAEVLKDGWYWTGDLGRVDDDGFIIITDRLNRFSKVAGEMVPHGAVESAIQELVGVVEAVSAVTSVPDPKRGERLIVLYTPELPLEPKELVRKLQDSPLPKLWIPSADDFVPIDSIPVLGSGKLDLRKLRELAREHLER